In Motacilla alba alba isolate MOTALB_02 chromosome 2, Motacilla_alba_V1.0_pri, whole genome shotgun sequence, the DNA window CAGATCTACTAAATATGAACTGTAAATATGAGTTTATATGTGATTGCTCAGTGAATCCAGAATGTCCTGAAGGCAGTGGCTTTACTGCACATGTGCACACCATGATTATGCATGTGTATCTGTCCAGGAGTTCTGGTCATGAAACATGATAGGTCTGTAGCTTGTGGTGCTTGTTGCAAAGTGTGTGACGTCTGAGAAGAACATCCAGGATTAAGATAATTTCACTGGAGTTTCCAGTGTTGGTACTAATTCACAGTTACCTTTTTAAGTCCAGAATCACCTATAAATGCATTTGTAATACAAGTCTTTAAAATGGCAAGGAATGGAAACTTTCCTATGGAATTATTGTACTACAATATTTCAAGGTCACAGCATTTACTTTCACGTATTCAATTCAAATATGATTCCTCTCTCAAATGATTTTTCCTTATGTCCAAATTGCCTTTCTGCCTGGAATCTTTGTAGTTGAATTTTCAGTGGTtgcaatttccatttttccaggAAACCTATTCCAGGTTTGGAGAACTGGAGGTGTCAGTAATTGAATTTGAGAGTGGGTAATGAGACTGATAGATGAAATGGTAGTGGTACAATTAACAATGTATTAACTCCTTTTCTGTGGAGTCTGAAAGGTCAGCAGGTGTCTTTGCTGCCTAATGCATATTATATCATATGAATTTTACcgttttccttttgtttgttttaattttcctcatattttttactaaaaacATTTGTGACTTTTATAAGCACGATTAGAAGTAGGAAGAAATTGTTATATAACCTTGATAAATTGCATCTTTCAAGAAAgtgtttaaataatttactgcAGTAGTTCTGTTGTACATTAGTGGCACCTGAGTAATTTTTGTGATTGGGTATTTAACAGTAGTTAatactcacttttttttttaaagtcctcTTTGATTTTATTGTACATTATTTGTATGTTTTGTAGCAGGGATTTTTCTAAGACTTCATCAGGCAAACTTTGGTCTGTATCTAATAAAACCTACAAATTCTAAATAGTAGACAATGTCTGAAAGATGGCATGGTTCTGTTTGAGATACATGACCAGAGCTGGTGCTCAGAGAAGTTCTGTGTCATGGAGCTTAAATCCTGTCCctgtttttccagcagaatATTGCCAGCATGCTCTCGCAGCTTTTCCGGGGCTGAAGAGGCATATGGGTGTATTTGTTCTGAAATGTCATGTAGTTTCTAACCTAGAATGAAACATCCAATTAAGATTTGATTAAGAGAaggtttttttgcaaatgtttgtTCAAGCGTGTTGCTTCAGACAGTACTTTTGTCAATGAAACATTTGCAATTCTAAGATTTAATTTGGTGgtcatttaaatgtttaaatatttttaataatcttgTGTTAATAGAATCCTTCGTTTTTGAgagagtaatttttaaaaaaatactgtgtatCATATTACATCTATGTTATGTTATTCTTACAGATAAACAGAAACCCCCTTCGGATATAATACaaagttttcagaagaaaagtcAGTTTAGGACCATTGCTCCAAAAATGGTACCAAAAATTTTAACATCTGGAGTGGTTTCTAGCCTTCAGTCATCTTTGCCTGAGCCAATGGCGCCAATTTCAGCTTCAGGTTCTAAGCCCCTGGTGGTGCCAGCTCAGAACTATGCTGTCATGCAGGTGGCTGCTCACAAGGGCACATTTTCCCTGTTGGCTGTGCCGTGTGTTGCACCTGCCCTAACTCAGCAAGTTCAGCAGTCAACTGTGGCCCCCTCTGAAAACCTAAAGCTGCCCATCCCCAGGTACCAGTCTGTAAGAAATAAATTGCTGAGTGacaaaaaaccagcacaaatcTCTGGTTTGAGTGCACATAACAAGAATCCTGCCAAAGCACTGATCTCATCACAGACTTCCCCCATGACTACTCTACCTGAAGACTGCCCTGAAGCTCATTGTGGTTCAGACTCAGCTGAGCAAGGGATGATGGCAGACTGTGACTCAGCTGAAATTGGAGTTGCCACATTCGTGATTAAAAGCAATTACGTGGAATCTAGATCTCTTTTAATGAACAAAACTAAAATTGCTAGCACTAATATTTCTGGACCATCTGTAGTTGAAGACTCTCTATCCAAGCCAGCAAGTACAACTAATTCCATGAAACTAAGTCTACACTCTGTGAAGACAGCATCGGAAACCACAAGAGAGTCGCTCCTGACATCTGAGAAACTAAAGGAAAAACCTACAAATTCTGCAAATCCTGTTGCTGTCTTGTCACCGGCGGTTTTTGGCAGTACAATTCAGATGACTCCATCAGCACCGAAAGGAAAACTTCCTATTTTGCCTTACTccagaatgaaaaattcagtgttCTGTAAATCTAAGCAGAATATCAATGTTATGGACATACCTGGTCATTCACTAAAATCTGAATGTGAAAAGATACCATCTTTGATGAAAACCAAAGCCTTTGATAAGCAGTTAGGTGTATCATTTACACAAGTCCCCAAACAATCCATTCGAGAAAACACCACCTCTCCGTCTAGCAAAGAGGATGATGTCGACAGCCTGAAAAAATTGAGCAGTGCAACCTCTAAaagaagaggcaggaaaaaaagagcccCGGAAGATTTATTGGCTTTTCAGGCCAAGCGAAGGAAATGCATCATTAATAAGTTtagagaaggaagagagagggCAAAGGTTGATATTCAGACACCTGAAGACAATAAAGCAGAAGCAGTGAAAAAGTACCGCAGTATCAGACCAAAACCCGTGGTCGTTGTGCAGGCGCTCGCACcgctggctcctgcagcagtcGTAGAGACGCCGTCTCGTGAGCAGGACTCATTTTTAAACGGTTCACTCACCAGTAAATGTCTAAGTTCCAAGCACACTGATGCTACATCAGCTAAATCAAGTGATCTAAGCAGAAATACATGTTCAGCTGTCCCTAAGCCGCTGCACAGATGCCATGTTTGCAACCATACGTTCCAGTTCAAGCACCATCTCCAGGACCACATGAACACACACACGAGCAGGCGGCCCTACAGCTGCAGGATCTGCAGGAAGGCATATATCCATTCTGGGAGCCTGAGCACCCATATGAAGCTTCATCACAATGAA includes these proteins:
- the ZNF438 gene encoding zinc finger protein 438 isoform X1 translates to MQNPLTVSAGGVFLHANPAEKHCVQQSMLGQQKQETCAGKTVSTDKQKPPSDIIQSFQKKSQFRTIAPKMVPKILTSGVVSSLQSSLPEPMAPISASGSKPLVVPAQNYAVMQVAAHKGTFSLLAVPCVAPALTQQVQQSTVAPSENLKLPIPRYQSVRNKLLSDKKPAQISGLSAHNKNPAKALISSQTSPMTTLPEDCPEAHCGSDSAEQGMMADCDSAEIGVATFVIKSNYVESRSLLMNKTKIASTNISGPSVVEDSLSKPASTTNSMKLSLHSVKTASETTRESLLTSEKLKEKPTNSANPVAVLSPAVFGSTIQMTPSAPKGKLPILPYSRMKNSVFCKSKQNINVMDIPGHSLKSECEKIPSLMKTKAFDKQLGVSFTQVPKQSIRENTTSPSSKEDDVDSLKKLSSATSKRRGRKKRAPEDLLAFQAKRRKCIINKFREGRERAKVDIQTPEDNKAEAVKKYRSIRPKPVVVVQALAPLAPAAVVETPSREQDSFLNGSLTSKCLSSKHTDATSAKSSDLSRNTCSAVPKPLHRCHVCNHTFQFKHHLQDHMNTHTSRRPYSCRICRKAYIHSGSLSTHMKLHHNEGKSKKLVCCEFCAKVFGHAKVYFGHLREVHRVVISTEPYTSEQQVQDTLKKRDRNIKEAEEAAERGNKCNFEDLFHNPGGVKLQVKCGRCQFIAESFGEMKFHLLCCHGEEIQGRVKEGVLQGSRGTKGKLVKHTTHVWKQHNERRHLAKCSARQEELYNVPKPKRQMYFHHQNDVNLVPKSEPTQSGSSETSKELQNVGFGTQRKKIEFWSKAGYNCILCKQLFGRKEDLCNHWQSHHNCEDPSTLWTIFTLISKQGIIELSDSGEY
- the ZNF438 gene encoding zinc finger protein 438 isoform X3; translated protein: MQNPLTVSADKQKPPSDIIQSFQKKSQFRTIAPKMVPKILTSGVVSSLQSSLPEPMAPISASGSKPLVVPAQNYAVMQVAAHKGTFSLLAVPCVAPALTQQVQQSTVAPSENLKLPIPRYQSVRNKLLSDKKPAQISGLSAHNKNPAKALISSQTSPMTTLPEDCPEAHCGSDSAEQGMMADCDSAEIGVATFVIKSNYVESRSLLMNKTKIASTNISGPSVVEDSLSKPASTTNSMKLSLHSVKTASETTRESLLTSEKLKEKPTNSANPVAVLSPAVFGSTIQMTPSAPKGKLPILPYSRMKNSVFCKSKQNINVMDIPGHSLKSECEKIPSLMKTKAFDKQLGVSFTQVPKQSIRENTTSPSSKEDDVDSLKKLSSATSKRRGRKKRAPEDLLAFQAKRRKCIINKFREGRERAKVDIQTPEDNKAEAVKKYRSIRPKPVVVVQALAPLAPAAVVETPSREQDSFLNGSLTSKCLSSKHTDATSAKSSDLSRNTCSAVPKPLHRCHVCNHTFQFKHHLQDHMNTHTSRRPYSCRICRKAYIHSGSLSTHMKLHHNEGKSKKLVCCEFCAKVFGHAKVYFGHLREVHRVVISTEPYTSEQQVQDTLKKRDRNIKEAEEAAERGNKCNFEDLFHNPGGVKLQVKCGRCQFIAESFGEMKFHLLCCHGEEIQGRVKEGVLQGSRGTKGKLVKHTTHVWKQHNERRHLAKCSARQEELYNVPKPKRQMYFHHQNDVNLVPKSEPTQSGSSETSKELQNVGFGTQRKKIEFWSKAGYNCILCKQLFGRKEDLCNHWQSHHNCEDPSTLWTIFTLISKQGIIELSDSGEY
- the ZNF438 gene encoding zinc finger protein 438 isoform X2 — translated: MLGQQKQETCAGKTVSTDKQKPPSDIIQSFQKKSQFRTIAPKMVPKILTSGVVSSLQSSLPEPMAPISASGSKPLVVPAQNYAVMQVAAHKGTFSLLAVPCVAPALTQQVQQSTVAPSENLKLPIPRYQSVRNKLLSDKKPAQISGLSAHNKNPAKALISSQTSPMTTLPEDCPEAHCGSDSAEQGMMADCDSAEIGVATFVIKSNYVESRSLLMNKTKIASTNISGPSVVEDSLSKPASTTNSMKLSLHSVKTASETTRESLLTSEKLKEKPTNSANPVAVLSPAVFGSTIQMTPSAPKGKLPILPYSRMKNSVFCKSKQNINVMDIPGHSLKSECEKIPSLMKTKAFDKQLGVSFTQVPKQSIRENTTSPSSKEDDVDSLKKLSSATSKRRGRKKRAPEDLLAFQAKRRKCIINKFREGRERAKVDIQTPEDNKAEAVKKYRSIRPKPVVVVQALAPLAPAAVVETPSREQDSFLNGSLTSKCLSSKHTDATSAKSSDLSRNTCSAVPKPLHRCHVCNHTFQFKHHLQDHMNTHTSRRPYSCRICRKAYIHSGSLSTHMKLHHNEGKSKKLVCCEFCAKVFGHAKVYFGHLREVHRVVISTEPYTSEQQVQDTLKKRDRNIKEAEEAAERGNKCNFEDLFHNPGGVKLQVKCGRCQFIAESFGEMKFHLLCCHGEEIQGRVKEGVLQGSRGTKGKLVKHTTHVWKQHNERRHLAKCSARQEELYNVPKPKRQMYFHHQNDVNLVPKSEPTQSGSSETSKELQNVGFGTQRKKIEFWSKAGYNCILCKQLFGRKEDLCNHWQSHHNCEDPSTLWTIFTLISKQGIIELSDSGEY
- the ZNF438 gene encoding zinc finger protein 438 isoform X4, yielding MVPKILTSGVVSSLQSSLPEPMAPISASGSKPLVVPAQNYAVMQVAAHKGTFSLLAVPCVAPALTQQVQQSTVAPSENLKLPIPRYQSVRNKLLSDKKPAQISGLSAHNKNPAKALISSQTSPMTTLPEDCPEAHCGSDSAEQGMMADCDSAEIGVATFVIKSNYVESRSLLMNKTKIASTNISGPSVVEDSLSKPASTTNSMKLSLHSVKTASETTRESLLTSEKLKEKPTNSANPVAVLSPAVFGSTIQMTPSAPKGKLPILPYSRMKNSVFCKSKQNINVMDIPGHSLKSECEKIPSLMKTKAFDKQLGVSFTQVPKQSIRENTTSPSSKEDDVDSLKKLSSATSKRRGRKKRAPEDLLAFQAKRRKCIINKFREGRERAKVDIQTPEDNKAEAVKKYRSIRPKPVVVVQALAPLAPAAVVETPSREQDSFLNGSLTSKCLSSKHTDATSAKSSDLSRNTCSAVPKPLHRCHVCNHTFQFKHHLQDHMNTHTSRRPYSCRICRKAYIHSGSLSTHMKLHHNEGKSKKLVCCEFCAKVFGHAKVYFGHLREVHRVVISTEPYTSEQQVQDTLKKRDRNIKEAEEAAERGNKCNFEDLFHNPGGVKLQVKCGRCQFIAESFGEMKFHLLCCHGEEIQGRVKEGVLQGSRGTKGKLVKHTTHVWKQHNERRHLAKCSARQEELYNVPKPKRQMYFHHQNDVNLVPKSEPTQSGSSETSKELQNVGFGTQRKKIEFWSKAGYNCILCKQLFGRKEDLCNHWQSHHNCEDPSTLWTIFTLISKQGIIELSDSGEY